In Haloarcula salinisoli, one genomic interval encodes:
- a CDS encoding ATP-dependent helicase, translating to MDPRERLAATDPAFDAASVDIGDADVLERLAPVVAEWWVEQFGEFVPDNGGFFTPPQTEAIPLIHEGTNALVCAPTGSGKTLASFTAIINELFTKAREESLDNSVYCLYVSPLKSLANDIHRNLTVPLEGITGKLDERGESVEIRHAIRHGDTSSADRQAMLETTPHILNTTPETLAILLNSPKFQKKLETVEYVVVDEIHSLAENKRGTHLSVSLERLEQMAEGSPTRIGCSATVEPLETVAEFLVGREEPGGDPRPYEIVDTRFVRDLDVELSCPTDDLIDTPSSVVTDRFYRQLHDQVQDHTNTLVFTNTRSGAERVLQNLRERYDDYDQDNSGCHHGSLSKDKRHEIEGALKAGELDVVTTSTSLELGIDMPYIDLVVQVGSPKSVAALLQRVGRAGHQLGETVEGRVVALDRDELIECAVMLGKATDGFVDRVFIPENAQDVATQHVYGMAINQVRPEAEVRGILERAYPYRNYTDEQWEQLCRYLTADYPGMEDRNVYAKIWRDTNDPPDGEYHYDEYDVGEPLVGKRGRLARVIYMTNIGTIPDSFTCDVITRSGDEWVGQLDESYLDKLEKGDVFVLGGSNYEYRYRRGSKVYVDPTAARPNVPSWFSERLPLSYDLGREILQFQRDLLTKLEAGGLSEVRNWLRTFPLDENSVRAIARMFREQVAYAGAESVATDERLVVEEAMDHDEYERHYHVHSNYGRRFNDGFSRLLAYRIAQAANANVQVAVADNGFTLSMPLNRKVDIKRIIRDIDPVDVRADLRAALSGTDLLQRYFRINATRSLMILKRYKGYEKSASEQQVSAEMLLGFAEDLGDFAVVEETYREILQDKLNVAAIEDVLTDIERGTVAVRTIRVDSPSPRAFGLATLLASDVVLAEDESAVLAEFHRRVMDEIEDDDAVAVDD from the coding sequence ATGGACCCGCGCGAGCGCCTCGCCGCCACCGACCCCGCCTTCGACGCGGCGTCGGTCGATATCGGCGACGCCGACGTGCTCGAACGGCTCGCGCCGGTGGTCGCGGAGTGGTGGGTCGAGCAGTTCGGCGAGTTCGTCCCCGACAACGGCGGCTTCTTTACGCCGCCCCAGACGGAGGCGATTCCGCTCATCCACGAGGGGACGAACGCACTGGTCTGTGCCCCGACCGGCTCCGGGAAGACGCTCGCTTCCTTCACCGCCATTATCAACGAGCTGTTTACGAAGGCTCGCGAGGAAAGCCTCGACAACAGTGTCTACTGTCTGTACGTCTCGCCGCTGAAGTCACTGGCCAACGACATCCACCGGAACCTGACGGTCCCGCTCGAAGGCATCACGGGCAAGCTGGACGAACGGGGCGAGTCCGTCGAGATTCGCCACGCCATCCGCCACGGCGACACGAGCAGCGCCGACCGGCAGGCGATGCTGGAGACGACGCCGCACATCCTCAACACGACCCCGGAGACGCTGGCGATACTGCTGAACTCGCCGAAGTTTCAGAAGAAACTCGAGACGGTGGAGTACGTCGTCGTCGACGAGATTCACAGCCTGGCGGAGAACAAACGCGGTACCCACCTCTCGGTGTCCCTGGAGCGACTCGAACAGATGGCCGAGGGGTCGCCTACGCGAATCGGCTGTTCGGCGACGGTCGAACCGCTGGAGACGGTCGCGGAGTTCCTCGTGGGTCGCGAGGAGCCCGGTGGGGACCCCAGGCCCTACGAGATCGTCGACACCCGCTTCGTCCGGGACCTGGACGTCGAACTCTCCTGTCCGACCGACGACCTCATCGACACGCCCAGCAGCGTCGTCACCGACCGGTTCTACCGCCAGCTCCACGACCAGGTCCAGGACCACACGAACACGCTCGTGTTCACGAACACCCGCTCGGGTGCCGAACGGGTCCTCCAGAACCTCCGGGAGCGGTACGACGACTACGACCAGGATAACTCGGGCTGTCACCACGGCTCGCTCTCGAAGGACAAACGCCACGAGATAGAGGGCGCGTTGAAAGCGGGCGAGCTGGACGTGGTGACGACCTCGACGAGCCTCGAACTCGGCATCGATATGCCCTACATCGACCTGGTCGTGCAGGTCGGCTCGCCCAAATCCGTCGCCGCACTGCTCCAGCGCGTCGGCCGTGCCGGCCACCAGCTCGGTGAGACCGTCGAGGGGCGTGTCGTCGCACTGGACCGCGACGAACTGATAGAGTGTGCGGTGATGCTGGGGAAGGCCACCGACGGCTTCGTTGACCGGGTGTTCATCCCGGAGAACGCCCAGGACGTCGCAACCCAGCACGTCTACGGGATGGCTATCAATCAGGTCCGGCCCGAAGCCGAGGTCAGGGGTATCCTCGAACGCGCGTATCCCTACCGCAACTACACGGACGAACAGTGGGAACAGCTCTGTCGGTATCTCACCGCCGACTACCCCGGGATGGAGGACAGGAACGTCTACGCGAAGATATGGCGCGACACCAACGACCCGCCCGACGGCGAGTACCATTATGACGAGTACGACGTGGGCGAACCCCTCGTCGGCAAGCGCGGGCGGCTGGCGCGGGTCATCTACATGACCAACATCGGGACCATCCCTGACTCCTTTACCTGCGACGTCATCACCCGCAGCGGGGACGAGTGGGTCGGGCAACTGGACGAGTCCTATCTCGACAAACTCGAAAAGGGCGACGTCTTCGTCCTGGGCGGGTCGAACTACGAGTACCGGTACCGGCGCGGCTCGAAGGTGTACGTCGACCCGACGGCGGCCCGGCCGAACGTCCCCTCGTGGTTCTCCGAGCGGCTCCCGCTCTCGTATGACCTGGGCCGGGAGATACTACAGTTCCAGCGTGACCTGCTCACAAAGCTCGAAGCGGGCGGCCTCTCGGAGGTCCGCAACTGGCTCAGAACCTTCCCGCTGGACGAGAACTCGGTCCGTGCTATCGCGCGGATGTTCCGCGAACAGGTCGCCTACGCCGGCGCCGAGAGCGTCGCGACGGACGAACGGCTCGTCGTCGAGGAGGCGATGGACCACGACGAGTACGAACGCCACTACCACGTCCACTCCAACTACGGCCGGCGGTTCAACGACGGCTTCTCGCGCCTGCTTGCCTACCGAATCGCCCAGGCCGCCAACGCCAACGTCCAGGTCGCCGTCGCCGACAACGGTTTCACCCTCTCGATGCCGCTCAACCGGAAGGTCGACATCAAGCGCATCATACGGGACATCGACCCCGTCGACGTCCGGGCGGACCTGCGGGCGGCCCTTTCCGGCACGGACCTGCTCCAGCGGTACTTCCGTATCAACGCCACGCGCTCGCTGATGATTCTCAAGCGGTACAAGGGGTACGAGAAATCCGCGAGCGAACAGCAGGTCTCCGCGGAGATGCTACTTGGCTTCGCCGAAGACCTCGGCGACTTCGCCGTCGTCGAGGAGACCTACCGCGAGATTCTCCAGGACAAGCTCAACGTCGCCGCTATCGAGGACGTGCTGACCGATATCGAGCGAGGAACGGTCGCGGTGAGGACGATTCGCGTGGATTCGCCGTCGCCGCGCGCGTTCGGGCTGGCGACCCTGTTGGCCAGCGACGTGGTGCTGGCCGAGGACGAGTCCGCCGTGCTCGCGGAGTTTCACCGCCGGGTGATGGACGAGATCGAGGACGACGACGCCGTCGCAGTGGACGACTGA
- a CDS encoding beta-class carbonic anhydrase, which produces MAHHTHEDRDPPEAGHVHEWVDESVDARDDWARRRRKDIPNDKRLFVLACMDERIPVEEVLGLELGDAHVFRNAGGKVTDDVVRSAALTLQFFDTEEIIVVNHTDCGMMSAADEDVVGGLEATVGGEMDDVDLDPALPDLNIGDASIAEWVRMTDDIDEACTAQVAYLADHPLIPDDVTVTGYVYEVESGHLRRPGERIGEEISERV; this is translated from the coding sequence ATGGCACATCACACACACGAAGACCGCGACCCGCCCGAAGCCGGGCACGTCCACGAGTGGGTCGACGAGTCGGTCGACGCCCGCGACGACTGGGCGCGCCGGCGCCGCAAGGACATTCCGAACGACAAGCGACTGTTCGTCCTCGCCTGTATGGACGAGCGCATCCCGGTCGAGGAGGTGCTGGGCCTCGAACTCGGTGATGCGCACGTCTTCCGTAACGCCGGTGGCAAGGTCACCGACGACGTCGTCCGGTCGGCCGCGCTGACGCTCCAGTTCTTCGACACCGAGGAGATAATCGTCGTCAACCACACCGACTGCGGGATGATGAGTGCCGCGGACGAGGACGTCGTCGGCGGCCTGGAAGCCACTGTGGGCGGCGAGATGGACGACGTGGACCTCGACCCGGCGCTGCCCGATTTGAACATCGGTGACGCGTCAATCGCCGAGTGGGTTCGCATGACCGACGACATCGACGAGGCCTGTACGGCACAGGTCGCGTATCTGGCGGACCACCCGCTGATTCCGGACGACGTCACGGTGACTGGCTACGTCTACGAGGTCGAAAGCGGCCACTTGCGTCGACCGGGCGAACGAATCGGTGAGGAAATCAGCGAACGAGTGTAA
- a CDS encoding spondin domain-containing protein, whose product MSDSSTRRKFIAATGSAAALALAGCSGDTGGSGTTTGTAENMTEAGTMDDQMTEDGMMEQRTVTVRIENVAPSDFYGADSHTGGGIWITPGAYAVHSGDNPIFTEGEAASIGLEALAEAGPPTGFEGEPGLVDELGGMNDGMGDDGDSMDDSESMDNGMSGTVAHSGAYTPENTVADPNDPMGEVPGAPPIAPGGAFEFDVQATPGQKLSFASMFVPSNDIFISPGAGGIPLWPEEGEPVDDDVTDSVYLWDAGTEPNGEPGQGPDQAPAQDSATQGGDEGGVVRRLNDVDDGYSYPDVSNVIRVTLTPHESMDGGGMNDGNEMGTETMGDDSMN is encoded by the coding sequence ATGTCAGACAGTTCGACTCGACGGAAATTTATCGCCGCGACGGGGAGCGCGGCCGCGCTCGCCCTCGCCGGCTGTAGCGGCGACACCGGGGGTAGTGGCACCACGACCGGGACTGCCGAGAACATGACCGAAGCGGGGACGATGGACGATCAGATGACCGAGGACGGCATGATGGAACAGCGGACCGTCACCGTCCGCATCGAGAACGTCGCGCCCTCGGATTTCTACGGCGCAGACAGCCACACCGGCGGCGGGATCTGGATAACGCCCGGCGCCTACGCGGTCCACTCCGGTGACAACCCCATCTTCACGGAAGGCGAGGCCGCCTCTATCGGCCTCGAAGCGCTGGCCGAGGCCGGGCCGCCGACGGGCTTCGAGGGCGAACCGGGCCTCGTGGACGAGCTCGGCGGCATGAACGACGGCATGGGTGACGACGGCGACTCGATGGACGACAGTGAGTCGATGGACAACGGTATGAGCGGCACCGTCGCTCACTCGGGGGCCTACACACCCGAGAACACCGTCGCGGACCCGAACGACCCGATGGGCGAGGTGCCCGGCGCACCGCCCATCGCCCCCGGTGGCGCCTTCGAGTTCGACGTACAGGCCACGCCCGGCCAGAAGCTCTCCTTCGCGAGTATGTTCGTCCCGTCGAACGACATCTTCATCTCGCCCGGGGCGGGCGGCATCCCGCTCTGGCCCGAGGAGGGCGAGCCGGTGGACGACGACGTGACCGACAGCGTCTACCTCTGGGACGCCGGGACAGAACCCAACGGCGAGCCCGGTCAGGGGCCGGACCAGGCGCCCGCACAGGACAGCGCGACCCAGGGCGGCGACGAGGGCGGTGTCGTCCGGCGACTCAACGATGTCGACGACGGCTACAGCTACCCCGACGTGAGCAACGTCATCCGGGTGACGCTGACACCCCACGAATCCATGGACGGCGGCGGCATGAACGACGGCAACGAGATGGGCACCGAGACGATGGGCGACGACTCGATGAATTAA